The following proteins come from a genomic window of Hymenobacter canadensis:
- a CDS encoding aminotransferase class IV, giving the protein MMVLFNGELLPADAVRLPLPNRGLYFNDGFFETLVWEPAGLRYLPYHLARMQRAAAALGLHLPAALATGATLTATVRQLAATAQEPLQRIRLQLWRSGGGLYAPATADAEWLVTSQPFTATETPILRCDFAETVRTHASPVSFCKGPNALTYVLAARERQQRGLEELILLSGDGYVAETVAAAIGWIWQGAVYVPAEAAGGVAGTRLAHLRAVAATLGLPWHEGLYEPAGLLQAEAVFTANIAGIRPVQAVAGHLFNSETHPVLRQLQVAERTSG; this is encoded by the coding sequence ATGATGGTGCTTTTTAACGGCGAGCTACTGCCGGCCGACGCGGTACGTCTGCCGCTGCCCAACCGGGGCCTATACTTCAACGACGGCTTCTTCGAGACGCTGGTGTGGGAGCCGGCCGGCCTGCGCTACCTCCCCTACCATCTGGCGCGCATGCAGCGGGCGGCCGCCGCCCTGGGCCTGCATTTGCCGGCGGCCCTGGCCACCGGCGCCACCCTCACCGCCACCGTGCGGCAGCTGGCCGCTACTGCCCAGGAGCCGCTGCAGCGCATCCGGCTGCAGCTTTGGCGCAGCGGCGGCGGCCTCTACGCCCCAGCCACCGCCGATGCGGAATGGCTGGTCACCAGCCAGCCCTTCACGGCTACGGAAACGCCCATCCTGCGGTGCGACTTCGCGGAAACGGTGCGCACGCACGCCTCGCCGGTATCGTTCTGCAAAGGGCCCAATGCCCTAACCTACGTGCTGGCGGCCCGCGAGCGGCAGCAGCGCGGGCTGGAAGAATTGATTTTACTCTCGGGGGATGGCTACGTGGCCGAAACCGTGGCAGCGGCCATTGGCTGGATCTGGCAAGGAGCCGTGTACGTACCCGCCGAAGCCGCCGGTGGCGTGGCCGGAACCCGGCTGGCCCATCTGCGGGCAGTGGCCGCTACGTTGGGCTTGCCCTGGCACGAGGGATTATACGAGCCGGCCGGATTGCTGCAGGCGGAAGCCGTTTTCACGGCCAACATTGCGGGCATTCGGCCAGTGCAGGCTGTAGCCGGTCATCTGTTCAACTCTGAAACGCACCCGGTGCTACGCCAGCTACAGGTTGCAGAGCGTACATCAGGCTGA
- a CDS encoding thymidylate synthase, translating to MNQYHTLLQHILDHGTQKTDRTGTGTQSVFGYQMRFDLQQGFPLVTTKKVHLKSIIHELLWFLRGDTSNQSLEDVGVTIWREWADENGELGPIYGKQWRSWATPDGQSIDQIAQMVHLLRTQPDSRRMVVSAWNVAELPLMRLTPCHALFQFYVADGRLSCQLYQRSADVFLGVPFNIASYALLTLMMAQVTGLEPGEFIWTGGDTHLYSNHLEQARLQLTREPRPLPRMRLNPAVQDIFAFQYEDFTLENYDPWPAIKAPVAV from the coding sequence ATGAACCAGTACCACACCCTGCTGCAGCACATCCTCGACCACGGCACCCAGAAAACCGACCGCACCGGCACCGGCACGCAGTCGGTGTTCGGCTACCAGATGCGGTTTGATCTGCAGCAGGGCTTTCCGCTGGTAACCACCAAAAAAGTCCACCTGAAAAGCATCATCCACGAGCTGCTCTGGTTTCTGCGTGGCGACACCAGCAACCAGTCCCTGGAAGACGTGGGCGTGACCATCTGGCGGGAGTGGGCCGATGAAAATGGCGAGCTGGGCCCCATCTACGGCAAGCAGTGGCGCAGCTGGGCCACGCCCGACGGCCAGAGCATCGACCAGATTGCGCAGATGGTGCACCTGCTACGCACGCAGCCCGATTCGCGCCGCATGGTGGTTTCGGCCTGGAACGTGGCCGAGCTGCCCCTCATGCGCCTGACGCCCTGCCACGCCCTGTTCCAGTTCTACGTGGCCGACGGCCGCCTCAGCTGCCAGCTCTACCAGCGCTCCGCCGATGTGTTCCTTGGCGTGCCCTTCAATATTGCCTCCTACGCTCTGCTCACGCTCATGATGGCCCAGGTCACCGGCCTGGAGCCCGGCGAGTTCATCTGGACCGGCGGCGACACCCACCTCTACAGCAACCACCTGGAGCAGGCCCGCCTGCAGCTCACCCGGGAGCCCCGCCCGCTGCCCCGCATGCGCCTGAACCCGGCCGTACAGGACATCTTCGCCTTTCAATACGAAGACTTCACCCTCGAAAACTACGACCCCTGGCCCGCTATCAAGGCCCCGGTGGCCGTGTAG
- a CDS encoding TIGR03643 family protein: protein MPDNPAQPAAALSPEDIDRIIEMGWEDRTPFEAIETQFGLAEKDVIALMRREMKASSFRMWRARMSGRATKHRALRSDDVDGFKSNQQRSITHNKISKR from the coding sequence ATGCCCGATAATCCTGCCCAACCTGCCGCTGCCTTATCTCCCGAAGACATTGACCGAATCATCGAAATGGGCTGGGAGGACCGCACGCCGTTCGAGGCCATTGAAACCCAGTTTGGCTTGGCCGAAAAGGACGTCATTGCCCTGATGCGCCGCGAAATGAAGGCGTCCTCGTTCCGGATGTGGCGGGCCCGCATGAGCGGCCGCGCCACCAAGCACCGCGCCCTCCGCTCCGACGACGTGGACGGCTTCAAAAGCAACCAGCAGCGCAGCATCACCCACAACAAAATCAGCAAGCGGTAA